From Pleurodeles waltl isolate 20211129_DDA chromosome 1_1, aPleWal1.hap1.20221129, whole genome shotgun sequence, a single genomic window includes:
- the LOC138292327 gene encoding E3 SUMO-protein ligase KIAA1586-like, which yields MSPDVDVQQLNGLNMGRVLHSNNSCADILDHIASGMRKKLATDILENKRKICLLIDESTTFSGKSVLVLCLRAAVASDSDVRTFFFDLVELDGTTANDITTAVMECLHKHGFHEEFLRECLIALACDGASVMLGKQAGVAVQLQIRYPGLFVWFCSNHRLELAVGDVMKEISGINHFQIFFDKLYSLYHASPKNQRELRQCAKEIEQRFLVIGRVLSIRWVASSERSVKAVWQSFSSLHQHFSKAAVDQQRDARDRAKYAGLDNILTSCSFLKNVGIMLDALAELSDFSRQLQRNEPTLPDAEKLLIRAVRVFESIVNTPGPYTEEAMEACSSLTFRGVGLHVKSKFPEINAPQFYRSLAENLKTRFSTTKSSHVSTKLADTPKTDSMKLFTQHIKMIYPENWPEDSMDIQYGDKDVRQLCQILRVNVVDSIRGFREYKEVKAAYIPLDFIPLMKAVETIAVSTSECERSFSCMNDLLTPKRNSICTNRLSSLLFLKCVGPPIQRFEPLPYVKTWLQLGRRSADETACRSRNHREEKSPFESMWTLF from the coding sequence ATGTCGCCGGACGTTGATGTGCAGCAACTGAACGGATTGAATATGGGCCGTGTTCTTCATAGTAACAATTCATGTGCTGACATTTTAGACCATATTGCTTCGGGTATGAGAAAAAAACTTGCAACGGACATATTAGAAAACAAACGTAAAATATGCTTGTTAATTGACGAATCAACCACTTTTAGTGGAAAATCTGTGCTTGTCCTTTGCTTGCGTGCTGCTGTTGCAAGTGATTCTGATGTGCGTACTTTTTTTTTTGACTTAGTTGAACTTGATGGCACCACAGCTAATGATATCACCACTGCTGTGATGGAGTGCCTACACAAGCACGGCTTTCATGAAGAATTTCTTCGAGAATGTTTGATTGCCTTAGCTTGTGATGGTGCATCTGTAATGCTTGGGAAGCAGGCTGGAGTTGCAGTGCAGCTGCAGATTCGCTATCCGGGCTTATTTGTGTGGTTCTGTAGCAACCATCGGTTGGAGCTAGCTGTCGGAGATGTTATGAAAGAAATTTCAGGCATAAATCACTTTCAGATCTTCTTTGACAAATTATATTCTTTGTACCATGCCTCACCTAAAAATCAAAGAGAACTGAGACAATGTGCAAAGGAAATTGAGCAGCGTTTTCTTGTTATTGGACGAGTTCTTTCCATTCGCTGGGTTGCTTCCAGTGAAAGGAGTGTAAAGGCTGTATGGCAGAGCTTTTCTTCACTACACCAGCATTTCTCAAAAGCTGCTGTTGACCAACAACGCgatgccagagatagagcaaaatatGCTGGCCTTGACAATATTCTGACCTCTTGctcatttttaaagaatgttggtaTCATGTTGGATGCTCTCGCCGAATTGAGTGACTTTTCTCGCCAGCTTCAGCGCAATGAACCAACCCTTCCAGATGCTGAAAAATTGCTGATAAGGGCAGTCAGGGTCTTTGAATCGATTGTTAACACCCCTGGTCCCTACACAGAAGAAGCCATGGAAGCCTGCAGCAGCCTTACATTCAGGGGTGTAGGCCTACATGTAAAGAGCAAATTTCCAGAGATAAATGCACCTCAATTCTACCGGAGCTTAGCAGAAAACTTAAAAACAAGattttccaccacaaaatcttcCCATGTCAGCACTAAATTGGCAGACACTCCCAAAACAGACAGCATGAAATTATTTACGCAGCACATAAAAATGATTTATCCAGAAAACTGGCCAGAAGACAGCATGGATATTCAATATGGTGACAAAGATGTGAGGCAGCTTTGTCAAATCTTGAGAGTAAATGTGGTGGATAGTATTAGGGGATTTAGAGAATACAAGGAGGTCAAAGCTGCCTACATACCTCTAGATTTTATTCCATTGATGAAAGctgttgagaccattgctgtgtccACAAGTGAATGTGAAAGAAGTTTTAGCTGTATGAATGATCTGCTCACACCAAAGAGAAATTCTATTTGCACAAATCGTCTGTCATcccttttgtttttgaaatgtgttGGCCCACCCATTCAAAGGTTTGAACCACTACCGTATGTTAAAACATGGCTGCAACTAGGAAGGAGATCAGCTGATGAGACAGCTTGTCGTTCACGCAACCACAGGGAAGAAAAGTCCCCCTTCGAATCTATGTGGACGCTTTTTTGA